The sequence below is a genomic window from Candidatus Methanoplasma termitum.
ATCAGACACCACCGGTCCTTGCCGTCTCGATCGATATCCTTTTTTTGAGGTTGTTGACGCCGTGTTCCGCTTGGTCCAATGCTCTGTATGTCTTTTGGATGCAGGACAGACACTTATTATCCGAAGGACGGAAGTTCGCCAGTCTCCCCCTTACCGTATCAAAGTTCGGATCCGGGAATCCCGTCCAAACGGCATCCATTATCTTTGAACCGGAGTTGTTGCAGTCCGCACACGATCTGCCTTCTTCTTTGTGAGAGCTCAACGCAGTCGAATTATAGAAAACGGCCAGCTCGCAGAGTGTCTCCGCCGCCGGTCCGAATATCTCAATGTCCTTACTGGTCCTCAGCCGTATCCTTTCCGCATTGCCCTGCTGTGAGATGTGCTGTATGATGCACTTCAGACAGCTCGGCGATCTGAAATCCGGCGCCAATTTGCATTTTCTGCAATTTATCGACAGAACATCCTCGTCTAATTCGGCATCTGCCGTTTCGGGTTTCTTTTTACTTATCGCTGAAATTATAGATTCTAACTCCATGATTGATGATTTTTCTCAAAGAGTATTAAACGAGCAGCGTACACGTAGACTACGTTTTCATTTTTTGTTCGTTCGGAACGAAAAACAAGCGCAACGATACTGAGGGATTTTAAACCTTGAGGAAATAGGTTAAGGCGTGGAGATACTTTCGCCCGCGGGCTCGCCGGAAGGACTGGTCGCCTCGATCAAAGGAGGCTGTGACGCCGTCTACCTAGGAGGTAAAGCGTTCGGAGCGAGAGCTTTCACTCAGAATTTCACCGACGGCGAACTGGAAGGCGCCGTGAATTACGCTCACGACAACAACGTCAAGGTTTATGTTACGGTCAATACCCTTATCAAAGACAGCGAGATGAACGATGCGATATCGTACGTCGGTTTCCTTAACGACATAGGCGCAGATGCCATACTGATCCAAGATCTGGGGCTTTTGAAGAGTCTTCACAGATTCGAGATCAAGAAACATGCTTCCACCCAAATGGGGATCCATTCGGCTTCCGGCCTCGAATGGTGCTACGAGAACGGCATCGACAGAGCCGTTCTGGCAAGAGAACTTACTTTCGACGAGATATCTTCTGTTATCAAAGATTCGAAGATAGAGACGGAAGTGTTCGTTCAGGGCGCAATGTGCTACTGCATCTCCGGAGGATGTCTGTTCTCCAGCATAGCCGGCGGGAGGAGCGGCAACCGCGGCCAATGCGCCCAGCCGTGCAGGAAATCATATCTTATGAAGGACGAAGAAGGATTCTTCCTGAGCAACGCGGACCTTTACGGTGTGGATTGGATGGAACGCCTTAAGGCGGCAGGCATATCCGCCGTTAAGATCGAGGGAAGGATGAGAAGTCATGCCTACGCATACCTTGCCACCAAGGTCTACTCCATGCTTAACAACGGGGAACCGTGGGAAAAGATTTCCGATACGGCCGACCTTCTGAAAACGGTATTCAACCGCGGATTCTGCGAAGGGTATTTCCCCGGAGTGTCCAGCTTGGTCCAGCCCAAATATGCCGATAACAGAGGTTTCCTTTTGGGTTCCGTCTCTATATCGGACAGAAAGTTCGACCTGTCCGATCTGAAGGAGAAAGTGAACATAAGGGACGGGCTCTCGATATTCAAAGGAAAAGATAAGATCGGAGGGTTCAAGGTCAGCTCTCTCGGGAAAGTGACCGCTCCGTTCAAGATACCTGACGGAACATATGAGGTGTACAGAACATTCGACCCACGCATAGACGAAATAAAGAATCTGGTCGGCGACCCCCCTAAGTTAAAGGGAGAGACAAAAAGGAGATCGTATCAGAAAGAGCTTAAACCAAGCGACAGGAAGGCGACAGTCCCGAAGATATCCTTCTACGTAAGTTCGGTCAAAGTTTTGGATTCGGTGATCGGGAATGCCGACAGGGTCTACTACGACCTCAACGACAGTACGGAGGCCGCGGGGAAGATGTGTGAGGAGAATGATGTGGAGTTCGTTGTCAACCTTCCGCGTTTCAGGCCGCTTATGGATCTGAATGTGGGCGAATACGCCGTGATGGTGAACACCCCGGACCAAATGCATCATTTCAAACAAAGGAAAATGTTCGGAAGCT
It includes:
- a CDS encoding peptidase U32 family protein; the encoded protein is MEILSPAGSPEGLVASIKGGCDAVYLGGKAFGARAFTQNFTDGELEGAVNYAHDNNVKVYVTVNTLIKDSEMNDAISYVGFLNDIGADAILIQDLGLLKSLHRFEIKKHASTQMGIHSASGLEWCYENGIDRAVLARELTFDEISSVIKDSKIETEVFVQGAMCYCISGGCLFSSIAGGRSGNRGQCAQPCRKSYLMKDEEGFFLSNADLYGVDWMERLKAAGISAVKIEGRMRSHAYAYLATKVYSMLNNGEPWEKISDTADLLKTVFNRGFCEGYFPGVSSLVQPKYADNRGFLLGSVSISDRKFDLSDLKEKVNIRDGLSIFKGKDKIGGFKVSSLGKVTAPFKIPDGTYEVYRTFDPRIDEIKNLVGDPPKLKGETKRRSYQKELKPSDRKATVPKISFYVSSVKVLDSVIGNADRVYYDLNDSTEAAGKMCEENDVEFVVNLPRFRPLMDLNVGEYAVMVNTPDQMHHFKQRKMFGSYHMNMFNSYFPPAMSQTTVSVELSKPEIKNLAEYHSGRIELMVFGRTELMCTRDTGLTAGTIRDELEHDFPIYRDNFGLAHVLNSSDLLLLQYLNELGSMGIDSFGIDLRKRPASLAKIVAEAYRNRDISKKGKITEMCGLINYGHYLRGVE